Proteins co-encoded in one Rattus rattus isolate New Zealand chromosome 5, Rrattus_CSIRO_v1, whole genome shotgun sequence genomic window:
- the Rab14 gene encoding ras-related protein Rab-14 yields MATAPYNYSYIFKYIIIGDMGVGKSCLLHQFTEKKFMADCPHTIGVEFGTRIIEVSGQKIKLQIWDTAGQERFRAVTRSYYRGAAGALMVYDITRRSTYNHLSSWLTDARNLTNPNTVIILIGNKADLEAQRDVTYEEAKQFAEENGLLFLEASAKTGENVEDAFLEAAKKIYQNIQDGSLDLNAAESGVQHKPSAPQGGRLTSEPQPQREGCGC; encoded by the exons ATGGCAACTGCACCGTACAACTACTCTTACATCTTTAAGTATATTATTATCG GGGACATGGGAGTAGGAAAATCTTGCTTGCTTCATcagtttacagaaaaaaaat TTATGGCTGATTGTCCTCACACAATTGGTGTTGAATTTGGTACAAGAATAATTGAAGTTAGTGGCCAAAAAATCAAACTGCAGATTTGGGATACAGCAGGACAGGAGCGGTTCAGAGCTGTTACACGGAGCTACTATAGAGGAGCTGCAGGTGCGCTCATGGTGTATGACATCACCAG AAGAAGTACATATAACCACTTAAGCAGCTGGTTGACAGATGCAAGGAACCTCACCAACCCAAACACT GTAATAATTCTCATAGGAAATAAAGCAGATTTGGAAGCACAGAGAGATGTTACCTATGAAGAAGCCAAACAGTTTGCTGAAGAAAACG gctTATTGTTCCTTGAAGCAAGTGCAAAAAC GGGAGAGAATGTAGAAGATGCTTTTCTTGAGGCTGCCAAGAAAATCTATCAGAACATTCAGGATGGAAGCCTGGATCTGAATGCTGCCGAGTCTGGTGTACAACACAAACCCTCAGCCCCGCAGGGAGGACGGCTAACCAGTGAACCCCAACCCCAGAGAGAAGGCTGTGGCTGCTAG